The following are from one region of the Gossypium hirsutum isolate 1008001.06 chromosome D03, Gossypium_hirsutum_v2.1, whole genome shotgun sequence genome:
- the LOC107949592 gene encoding 60S ribosomal protein L37-3: MGKGTGSFGKRRNKTHTLCVRCGRRSFHLQKSRCSACAFPSARKRTYNWSVKAIRRKTTGTGRMRYLRHVPRRFKTGFREGTEAAPRKKVAAASA, from the exons ATG GGAAAGGGAACTGGGAGTTTTGGTAAACGAAGGAACAAGACCCACACGCTCTGCGTCAGATGTGGCCGCCGCAGCTTCCACCTCCAGAAGAGCCGTTGCTCTGCCTGTGCTTTCCCCTCTGCCCGTAAGAGGACAT ATAACTGGAGTGTGAAGGCTATCCGAAGAAAGACAACCGGAACAGGTAGGATGAGGTATCTTCGCCATGTTCCTCGCAGGTTCAAGACGGGTTTCAGGGAAG GTACTGAAGCAGCACCAAGGAAGAAGGTTGCAGCAGCTTCTGCTTAA